A single genomic interval of Isorropodon fossajaponicum endosymbiont JTNG4 harbors:
- the purU gene encoding formyltetrahydrofolate deformylase — translation MSVYRLLISCPDAHGLVAVVSQFIFKHQGNIKEAHHHLDEQNQHFFMRIEIESSSLSCSLSELKDAFTLVANQYNMVWRLSDVAQLKRVLIMGSNSSHCVADLLHRRHELELEGEIVGVLSNHSKLSKLASWYSVPFKQVSIHQSTKNDDIAKMSKAVNIFNPDVIVLARYMQIIPKDLCNQYKNKIINIHHSFLPSFAGANPYSRAAQRGVKLIGATCHYVTGVLDEGPIIEQDVTRVNHGDSANDMKKMGQDIEKITLAKGLQYHLEDRVLTCHNKTIVFS, via the coding sequence ATGAGTGTTTATAGACTTTTAATTTCATGTCCAGATGCACATGGTTTAGTGGCTGTAGTCAGTCAATTTATTTTTAAGCATCAGGGTAATATTAAGGAGGCTCACCATCACCTTGATGAACAAAACCAACATTTTTTTATGCGCATTGAAATTGAATCAAGCTCTTTGTCTTGTTCCTTAAGTGAACTTAAAGATGCCTTTACCTTAGTTGCCAATCAATACAATATGGTTTGGCGATTAAGTGATGTGGCGCAATTAAAAAGAGTATTAATTATGGGCTCTAATTCCTCTCACTGTGTGGCAGATTTATTGCACCGCAGACATGAGCTTGAATTAGAAGGTGAGATTGTTGGTGTACTATCAAACCACAGTAAGCTTTCCAAATTAGCCAGCTGGTATAGTGTGCCGTTTAAGCAAGTGAGTATCCATCAATCAACTAAAAATGATGATATTGCCAAAATGAGCAAAGCAGTCAATATATTTAATCCCGATGTAATTGTTTTGGCACGCTATATGCAAATCATTCCTAAAGACCTGTGCAATCAATACAAAAATAAAATTATTAATATTCATCATAGCTTTTTGCCATCATTTGCAGGTGCAAATCCATATTCTCGTGCTGCGCAACGGGGGGTTAAATTAATCGGCGCAACTTGTCATTATGTGACTGGCGTGTTAGATGAAGGCCCGATTATTGAACAAGACGTCACTAGGGTGAATCATGGTGATAGCGCTAATGATATGAAGAAAATGGGGCAAGATATTGAGAAAATTACACTAGCAAAAGGCTTGCAATATCATTTGGAAGACCGAGTATTAACTTGCCATAATAAAACCATTGTGTTTTCTTAG
- a CDS encoding TSUP family transporter, with product MELIPYFEFVLPLIFFVVAFVYSSIGLGGGSSYTALMVIVGMSTLVVPMMSLSLNLFVSTLGSYNFLRNKHGKLSIILPFLISAIPFAYLGGTLHLSKTTFLWVLLMSLIVVAVRIYFWKNAGFRLDLNHQKKSSSL from the coding sequence ATGGAACTAATTCCTTATTTTGAGTTTGTTTTACCGCTGATATTTTTTGTGGTGGCGTTTGTGTATTCCTCCATTGGTCTTGGCGGTGGTTCGTCTTATACAGCATTGATGGTGATTGTTGGTATGAGTACATTAGTTGTTCCTATGATGTCTTTGTCGCTTAATTTGTTTGTTAGCACTTTAGGTAGTTATAATTTTTTGCGCAATAAACACGGCAAGTTGTCTATTATTTTGCCATTTTTGATATCTGCCATACCTTTTGCCTATCTGGGCGGCACATTACATTTGTCAAAAACTACATTTTTATGGGTATTATTAATGTCACTTATTGTGGTTGCTGTGCGTATTTATTTTTGGAAAAATGCTGGCTTTAGACTAGATTTAAACCATCAGAAAAAATCATCATCCCTTTAG
- a CDS encoding TSUP family transporter, producing the protein MLGLVSGIVGIGGGIYLIPIMFRIGSPKEAAATAAIFVWSVSFSGLVSCLQYNSIDLTQYMPLIAAVIIGGFLGSYIGSFRLSPKAMEKILGLIILVAIAFLFKKLLF; encoded by the coding sequence ATACTTGGGTTGGTTTCAGGTATTGTTGGTATAGGTGGTGGGATATATTTAATCCCTATTATGTTTAGAATTGGCTCCCCAAAAGAGGCGGCAGCAACAGCTGCAATTTTTGTTTGGAGTGTGTCATTTTCTGGGCTTGTTTCATGCTTGCAATATAACTCGATTGATTTAACACAGTATATGCCACTTATTGCAGCAGTCATTATTGGTGGCTTTTTGGGTTCCTATATAGGTTCATTTAGATTGAGTCCAAAAGCCATGGAAAAAATATTAGGTCTTATTATTTTAGTAGCGATTGCATTTTTATTTAAAAAGTTATTGTTTTAA
- a CDS encoding LysR family transcriptional regulator translates to MINYTLKQLYSFEAVIRLSSFTKASKELNITQPAVYMQIQQLQKNIGSDLVNIKGKSIYPTFIGNKLYQTCLEVINKLEQTKSDIEQTLDPDSGHLQIVVATTTNSFISHVLAKFKQQYPKMTFHLEVTNRKLLLEKLSNNETDLVVMGEPPSDMPLITQPFMENPLIAIAHPKHPLLANNHNTIKTLMRETLITREQGSGTRITIERITGMQFNSNIEINSNEATIKAVQAGLGIGFVSKHTVKLELQSGVIKQLNVEKFPITRHWHVVHNNNKLSPIAKRFKAFIIASS, encoded by the coding sequence ATGATTAACTATACATTAAAACAACTATACAGCTTTGAAGCGGTAATACGTCTATCCAGTTTTACCAAAGCCAGCAAAGAGCTTAATATTACACAACCTGCTGTATATATGCAAATCCAACAACTGCAAAAAAATATTGGTTCTGATTTGGTTAATATTAAAGGCAAAAGCATTTATCCTACTTTTATTGGAAATAAACTATATCAAACCTGTTTAGAAGTGATTAACAAGCTAGAACAAACCAAATCTGATATTGAACAAACACTAGATCCTGACTCTGGACATCTGCAAATTGTAGTTGCCACCACAACCAACTCATTCATTAGCCACGTCTTGGCAAAATTTAAACAACAATATCCAAAAATGACTTTTCACCTAGAAGTGACCAATCGCAAATTGCTACTTGAAAAACTAAGTAACAATGAAACTGATTTAGTGGTCATGGGAGAACCACCATCAGACATGCCACTAATAACACAGCCCTTTATGGAAAATCCGCTCATCGCTATTGCACATCCTAAACACCCATTACTTGCTAATAATCACAACACCATTAAAACACTTATGCGTGAAACTTTAATTACCCGTGAACAAGGCTCAGGCACACGTATTACTATTGAGCGCATTACAGGCATGCAATTTAATTCAAATATTGAAATTAACTCTAACGAAGCAACCATTAAAGCAGTTCAAGCAGGGCTAGGTATTGGTTTTGTCTCTAAGCATACGGTTAAGTTAGAATTACAAAGTGGTGTTATCAAGCAGCTTAATGTTGAAAAATTCCCCATTACTCGCCACTGGCATGTGGTGCACAATAATAATAAACTCTCACCCATTGCCAAACGCTTTAAAGCATTCATTATTGCAAGTAGTTAA
- a CDS encoding ribulose-bisphosphate carboxylase encodes MDQSNRYADLSLDEETLIKEGNHFLVAYTMTPMPGFGGYLETAAHFAAESSTGTNVEVSTTDDFTKDLDAMVYEIDEAKGIMKIAYPNNLFDRNLIDGRAMVVSLLTLIIGNNQGMGDVQCAQIQDFWISRKFLEIFDGPSMDITDLWSILGRPRTDGGYIAGTIIKPKLGLRPKPFAEAAYQFWLGGDFIKNDEPQGNQVYARMKDVTPLVADSMRRAQDETGEAKIFSANITADDHHEMCARADYILETFAENAHHVAFLVDGYVGGCGMITTARRNYPNQYLHYHRAGHGAITSPSSVRGYTAFVLGKLSRLMGASGIHVGTMGFGKMEGGADDRHICYMLERDSADGPFFHQEWFGMKPTTSIISGGMNALRLPGFFENLGHGNVINTSGGGSYGHIDSPAAGAKSLRQAYECWMAKADPIEFAKDHNEFARAFESFPGDADSLYPGWRDKLGVHK; translated from the coding sequence ATGGATCAATCCAATAGATACGCCGATTTGTCATTAGACGAAGAAACGTTAATTAAAGAAGGTAATCATTTCCTTGTTGCCTATACTATGACACCAATGCCTGGCTTTGGTGGTTATTTAGAAACAGCAGCTCATTTTGCTGCTGAAAGTTCAACAGGTACCAATGTGGAAGTATCAACTACTGATGATTTCACTAAAGACTTAGATGCGATGGTGTATGAAATTGATGAAGCTAAAGGCATCATGAAAATTGCATATCCTAACAACTTATTTGACCGCAACTTAATTGATGGTCGTGCTATGGTTGTGTCATTACTTACTCTGATTATTGGTAATAACCAAGGCATGGGTGATGTTCAATGTGCTCAAATCCAAGATTTCTGGATTTCAAGAAAATTCTTAGAAATTTTTGACGGTCCTTCTATGGACATCACTGATTTATGGAGCATCTTAGGTCGTCCTAGAACTGATGGTGGTTATATTGCAGGAACAATTATTAAACCTAAGTTAGGTCTTCGTCCAAAGCCTTTTGCTGAAGCGGCATACCAGTTCTGGCTGGGTGGTGATTTTATTAAGAATGACGAACCTCAAGGTAATCAAGTTTATGCTCGCATGAAAGATGTAACGCCTTTAGTTGCTGACTCTATGAGACGTGCGCAAGATGAAACTGGCGAAGCTAAAATTTTCTCTGCTAACATTACCGCTGATGATCATCATGAAATGTGTGCTCGTGCTGATTACATCTTAGAAACTTTTGCTGAAAATGCGCATCATGTAGCTTTCTTAGTTGATGGTTATGTTGGTGGCTGTGGTATGATTACTACTGCACGTCGTAACTACCCTAATCAATACTTGCATTATCATAGAGCAGGTCATGGCGCGATTACTTCTCCAAGTTCTGTGCGTGGTTATACTGCTTTTGTTTTGGGTAAACTTTCTCGCCTAATGGGTGCGTCCGGTATCCATGTAGGTACAATGGGATTTGGTAAGATGGAAGGTGGTGCTGATGATAGACATATTTGTTACATGTTAGAACGTGACAGTGCTGATGGTCCTTTTTTCCATCAAGAGTGGTTTGGCATGAAACCTACTACTTCAATTATTTCTGGTGGTATGAATGCACTACGCCTTCCTGGTTTCTTTGAAAATTTAGGTCATGGTAATGTTATTAACACGTCTGGTGGTGGTTCTTATGGCCATATCGATTCTCCTGCAGCGGGTGCTAAGTCACTGCGTCAAGCCTATGAATGTTGGATGGCGAAAGCAGATCCAATTGAGTTTGCTAAAGACCATAACGAATTTGCTCGTGCATTTGAGTCATTCCCGGGCGATGCTGATTCTCTATATCCTGGTTGGAGAGACAAGCTAGGCGTTCACAAGTAA
- a CDS encoding CbbQ/NirQ/NorQ/GpvN family protein, translating to MSDFDINQFKIKLEPFYEAQSNEVELYTTAYNAKLPVMVKGPTGCGKSRFIEHMAYKLDKPIITVSCNEDITASDLIGRFLLDANGTRWVDGPLTLAARHGAICYLDEIVEARQDTMVVIHSLTDHRRELMLDKKGELVKAHPDFQLVISYNPGYQSLMKDLKQSTKQRFTGMDFDYANAELEASIVVKESGVDANIATKLVKLAHATRNLVGHGLDEGASTRLLNYAGTLIASGVGVKDACNMALVCPITDDAEIRTTMSGAIDAIFD from the coding sequence ATGTCAGATTTCGATATCAACCAATTTAAAATTAAATTAGAGCCTTTTTATGAAGCTCAGTCAAACGAAGTAGAACTATACACTACAGCATATAATGCAAAATTACCAGTGATGGTCAAAGGGCCAACAGGTTGTGGTAAATCTCGTTTTATTGAACACATGGCTTATAAGCTAGACAAGCCTATTATTACCGTATCTTGCAATGAAGATATTACTGCTTCGGACTTGATTGGTCGTTTTTTACTAGATGCTAATGGTACTCGTTGGGTAGATGGTCCATTAACACTAGCAGCACGTCATGGTGCAATTTGTTATTTGGATGAAATTGTAGAAGCACGCCAAGATACAATGGTGGTTATCCATTCCCTGACTGACCATAGACGCGAACTAATGTTAGATAAAAAAGGTGAACTTGTCAAAGCACACCCAGACTTTCAATTGGTGATTTCATATAACCCAGGTTATCAATCATTAATGAAGGATCTTAAGCAATCAACTAAGCAGCGCTTCACTGGTATGGATTTTGATTATGCTAATGCTGAATTAGAAGCCAGTATTGTTGTTAAAGAATCAGGTGTTGATGCTAATATTGCAACTAAATTAGTCAAACTTGCTCATGCGACTCGTAATTTGGTTGGTCACGGGCTTGATGAAGGCGCATCAACACGACTGCTTAATTATGCAGGTACATTAATTGCCTCAGGTGTTGGCGTGAAAGATGCTTGTAACATGGCACTGGTATGCCCAATTACTGATGATGCAGAAATTCGCACCACCATGAGTGGTGCAATTGACGCAATTTTTGACTAA
- a CDS encoding nitric oxide reductase activation protein NorD, producing the protein MTEVSQYQPLNCTFNTVQRVFSANIEQATQKLSEQSLIEYYNGAEFLAKIGQGDALSIAFLKTMPWVGEFYGDGSIQKIVDFAYQKISRTPNKGAVEPFLNSFIDVVGHTNNNQLDEYLNLIEYHLSKTTFSVHGIHDTHASPSLIAMLANMHLLLEQLEFEGIYEWINYGLRYFQDHPERQEEYFSLSSADSKAVFQRQRKGLLFSDIEREINLFQRALWKTDFMYAPYSPNFEKLEHFHPYLEDKVIRLPDIYEPLNGVNACKRYMALVAHLIVHHQFTTKIVADNVSPQQRFFTEIFEDARVEYLAIQTYPGLKNLWLSLMPIVDEFDCDDKHQSCLRHRAIMLTRALLDDNHPYKNQIILDYVEKFKALMSAGATSTSDSLSFGLGYLIKTKSASDALASIYFENTEVTYRDDNRSMWLFIEDFDEEDNIFEHQKKSEEENEEDIEVIPPHYYDEWDYTYKSYKPDWVAVYERLHSHTNALKIEQILDKHSVLVKQLKKVLDLLKPQNKKRLRYQEEGAELDLDIALRSVIDIKNGSQPDTRINVDFEHDSRSVSVLLLLDLSESLNEVVGQSGQTILELSQEAVSLLAWAVEQLGDNFAIAGFNSDTRQKVMYYHIKGYSEHWDDAVKARLADLKAEFSTRMGAAIRHGAHYLDLQQSDKKLMLILTDGEPADIDVHDPKTLIQDTHKAVQEAQQKGMYPYCISLDKKADEYIADIFGSHYSVIDRIESLPQELPKLFLSLTK; encoded by the coding sequence ATGACTGAAGTAAGTCAGTATCAACCCTTAAATTGTACTTTTAATACGGTTCAAAGAGTATTTTCTGCAAATATTGAGCAAGCCACTCAAAAACTCTCAGAACAAAGTTTAATTGAGTATTACAATGGTGCTGAATTTTTAGCAAAAATTGGGCAGGGTGATGCCTTATCTATTGCTTTTTTAAAAACCATGCCTTGGGTAGGTGAATTTTATGGCGATGGCAGTATTCAAAAAATTGTAGATTTTGCCTATCAAAAAATATCTAGAACACCCAACAAAGGAGCAGTCGAGCCATTCTTAAATAGCTTTATTGATGTTGTTGGGCATACAAACAATAATCAACTTGATGAGTACCTGAATTTAATTGAATACCATTTAAGTAAAACTACATTTTCAGTGCACGGTATTCATGATACGCACGCCTCCCCATCATTAATAGCCATGCTTGCCAATATGCATTTGTTGTTGGAGCAATTAGAATTTGAAGGTATTTATGAGTGGATTAACTACGGTTTAAGATATTTCCAAGACCACCCTGAGCGGCAAGAGGAGTACTTTTCATTATCAAGTGCGGATTCAAAAGCTGTATTTCAACGTCAAAGAAAGGGTTTGCTGTTTAGTGATATTGAGCGAGAAATTAATTTGTTTCAGCGTGCACTTTGGAAAACGGACTTCATGTACGCGCCATACTCTCCAAATTTTGAAAAGTTAGAACATTTTCATCCTTATTTAGAAGACAAGGTTATTCGTTTGCCTGATATTTATGAGCCATTAAACGGCGTTAATGCTTGTAAGCGTTATATGGCTTTAGTGGCACATCTGATTGTACATCATCAGTTTACCACCAAGATTGTGGCTGATAATGTCTCACCACAGCAGCGATTTTTTACTGAGATTTTTGAAGATGCTCGGGTCGAGTATTTGGCCATTCAAACCTATCCTGGTTTGAAAAATTTATGGTTAAGCCTAATGCCAATCGTTGATGAATTTGACTGTGACGATAAGCATCAATCTTGCTTAAGACACCGCGCCATTATGCTTACACGTGCACTGCTTGATGATAACCACCCTTATAAAAATCAAATTATCCTAGATTACGTTGAAAAATTTAAAGCGTTAATGAGCGCAGGGGCAACAAGCACATCAGACAGTTTAAGCTTTGGTTTAGGGTATTTAATTAAAACAAAAAGTGCTTCAGATGCATTGGCCAGTATTTATTTTGAAAATACCGAGGTGACTTATCGAGATGATAATCGTTCAATGTGGTTGTTTATCGAAGACTTTGATGAAGAGGATAATATTTTTGAACATCAGAAAAAATCTGAAGAAGAAAATGAGGAAGACATTGAAGTAATACCGCCACATTATTATGACGAATGGGATTATACTTATAAGTCTTATAAGCCTGACTGGGTAGCTGTGTATGAGCGACTACATTCACATACTAATGCTTTAAAAATTGAGCAAATTTTAGACAAACATTCAGTTTTGGTTAAGCAGCTTAAAAAAGTACTAGACCTGCTTAAACCACAAAATAAAAAACGCCTACGCTATCAAGAAGAGGGTGCTGAGTTAGATCTTGATATTGCATTGCGCAGTGTAATTGATATTAAAAATGGCTCTCAACCTGATACCAGAATAAATGTTGATTTTGAGCACGATTCTCGCAGTGTATCCGTGTTATTGTTGTTAGATTTATCAGAGTCGTTAAATGAAGTTGTGGGGCAATCTGGACAAACTATTTTAGAACTCTCACAAGAGGCGGTGTCTTTGTTGGCTTGGGCAGTGGAGCAGTTGGGTGATAACTTTGCCATTGCTGGTTTTAATTCTGACACTCGGCAAAAGGTTATGTATTATCATATTAAAGGCTATAGCGAGCATTGGGATGATGCGGTTAAAGCGCGTTTGGCTGATTTGAAGGCCGAATTTTCTACCAGAATGGGTGCTGCTATTCGCCACGGCGCACATTACTTAGATTTACAGCAAAGCGATAAAAAATTAATGTTGATTTTGACCGATGGAGAACCTGCTGATATTGATGTTCATGATCCAAAAACCCTAATTCAAGATACACACAAAGCTGTGCAAGAAGCCCAACAAAAAGGCATGTACCCTTATTGTATTAGTTTGGATAAAAAAGCAGATGAATATATAGCTGATATTTTTGGCTCGCATTATTCGGTGATTGACCGCATTGAGTCTTTGCCTCAAGAGTTGCCAAAATTATTTTTATCATTGACTAAATAA
- the mog gene encoding molybdopterin adenylyltransferase: MNKTKIKVGFITISDRAARGEYQDIGGPTMQTWIQQAILSPYEVESIIIEDEQTLIEQTMIDFADDKNCNLILTTGGTGPTTRDVTPEATHAVCERIFDGFAEQMRTVSLRTVPVAILSRQTAGTRGSSLIINLPGKPAAIAVCLGAVFLAVPKCLELLDNSNIQIDLDFVEQEFE; encoded by the coding sequence ATGAACAAAACAAAAATTAAAGTTGGATTTATTACTATTTCAGACCGCGCTGCTCGTGGTGAATATCAGGACATTGGCGGACCTACTATGCAAACTTGGATTCAACAGGCGATATTGTCACCTTACGAAGTTGAGTCCATCATTATTGAAGATGAGCAGACTTTAATTGAGCAGACTATGATAGATTTTGCAGACGATAAAAACTGCAACCTTATTCTCACTACTGGCGGCACTGGACCCACCACTCGCGATGTTACTCCCGAAGCTACACATGCTGTGTGTGAGCGTATTTTTGATGGTTTTGCCGAGCAAATGCGTACTGTTAGCTTAAGGACTGTTCCAGTTGCTATTCTTTCGCGTCAAACTGCAGGTACACGTGGCAGTAGTTTAATTATCAATTTACCAGGTAAACCAGCTGCAATTGCAGTTTGTTTAGGTGCAGTGTTTTTGGCAGTACCAAAGTGTTTAGAACTGCTTGATAATTCCAATATTCAAATTGACTTGGATTTTGTAGAACAAGAGTTTGAATAG
- a CDS encoding helix-turn-helix domain-containing protein, which produces MSREAFSRNLKHLPHQSIGITKNTITITNKEKLCKYCHFGTNNQCYNFQHNQCYHNEQNKN; this is translated from the coding sequence ATGAGCAGAGAAGCATTCTCACGCAATCTAAAACACCTGCCCCATCAAAGTATCGGTATTACAAAAAATACTATTACCATTACTAATAAAGAAAAATTATGTAAATATTGCCATTTTGGCACTAATAATCAGTGTTATAATTTTCAACATAATCAATGCTATCACAATGAACAAAACAAAAATTAA